TATGATACTGACTGGTCCGGTCAGTTATTCTACCCAGCGGGGAGGACGCTACGGAGTGCTCCAGCTGATCCATGGCGTTTTCTAGTACCGGCACCACTCTCGGATACAGCTTGCCCACAAGCTACACACCTAGCACTAGCAGCAAGCCAGCAATGCCGCGTGCTTCAGACGGTCGCGTTTGTTGTGTGCCTGTGCTCCTACAGCTCGACGACGAGCCGGCCTACGACACCACGAGTCAGTCGCCGTCGTCGCGTTCTGCGGATTGCAGAGAAGCAGTGGCGTTCTCTTTCTCGTGCAGGTTCGTGTTGACATGTTCATGCACATCAGCGTATGGTAGGCACGGTGAAGGTAGCACACAAGTTTACCTATCTGATTGCTCTTTAACATTTGCAACCAAATTCCATGCGTTGCACGTTGGGCGCGGTGGCCCAAGCAATAATCCAGCCTACGTACGATTCCTCTGCTCCCCACCGGACGGAGCAGGGGAGAAGACGAAAGCATGCACGCGGCCTCAAGGGCTCAAGGCACGCTACAGCCAGCTGCTCAAGAATGCCCCCAGCCTGCTGCTGCCAAGTTTTACCTCTCGCCGGCCTGCCCCGTCCGGTTGTCCGGGTCGGTGTTATATAAGCAGCCCCGTCGCCGGCCCTGCCTTCGCCACAGCCCACCACCACCTTCTTCCTCATCCTCAGTTCCCTCTCTTTCTGCCTTTGTCTGTCTAGAACCTCCAGCTCTGTCTCGCTACTGCTTGTTGAATTGAAACGTCTcgtcggaggaggaggagcggcagGAGAGGAGCGGATGGCGAAGGGCGGACCGGGGAAGCTGCGGTGCATGATCCGGAGGTGGCACTCGTCCAGCCGCGTCGCCCGCGCGCCGTCGCCCGCCGAggacggcgccggcgacgcGCGCGGTGCGTCGTTCCACGGCGCGGACGAGGTGCCCAAGGGCATGCACCCGGTGTACGTCGGCAAGTCGCGGCGCCGGTACCTCGTCGACGAGGACCTCGTGGGCCACCCGCTGTTCCAGACCCTCGTCCACCGCACCGGCAGCGGCGCTGAGGCCGGCTGCACCGTGGTCGGCTGCGAGGTGGTCCTTTTCGAGCACCTGCTGTGGATGCTGGAGAACGCCGACCCGCAGCCGGAGTCCCTCGACGAGCTCGTCGAGTACTACGCCTGCTGAGAgcgcgccacgccacgccacgccaccgGCGGCCCGCCGGAGTCGGGAGCTCGTCTAGGCCCCACGTAGGAATCGGTACGTGTAGACGATGCCTGATAAACGCCAGACACCAGGGATGAAGCGAAACCACGTCGTCGGAGTGATTCGCTCGCTTGGTTTCTGCTAATCCTCGGCGTCGGCGGTGTAATTGGAGAGCGATTACAAATTGATTGACACCACCCGTGCTGGTGGTTGTTGCAGGCCCAAAAACAGAAAAGAAACTCAGTAGCAAACGTGTTCATGTGATTGCAAATTGTGATATGGTGGGCTCCTACAGTTTCTCCGaacaaaagagagagagagaaaaacagTGACGTTACAAATCGATCAGATGGCTAGTTCCATCTGAATATCTGATGGGCATTTGACTTGGCTGTTCCATGGCTCGGCGCCCTGCCCCTCCCTACTCGGCCTTGTTCGTTGTTCCTCAGCAGTGCTGCCGCCACCGTGTCCTCTGTTCTCCAGCGCAGCCTGCTGCGACGTTAACCATTCCCGAATCGACGCCCACATCCTACTCCAGGCCATCGATCATTCTCCACCGCGTTCCCCCGAGCGGTGCTGTCACcgtcgcctcgcctcgcctggCCGGTCCACCATCAGGCCAGCGTGCCGCCCGGCGCTATACACACGGCTTCCCTAAGAGTGGCACCTCCCACCAGAGAAAAACCCAAACACCGGATCTCCAAACTCTAAATCCTAACCTCTCGCCAAAGTCCTCACCGGAGTTGGGGAAGATGACGCGCCACGTCAGGCGGCAACCACACCACAGCATACTTGGCTCCAAAATCGAGTGTTGGTGGTGGTGGCTACTGGATTGTTTGGTTGGTGTCCAGTGTCCACAACTTGCCACCCTACAACTCTCAGCACATTAAGGTTCCTCAAGCGTGTGCTTGTTGGTTCACGGCATAATAATCACCAAACTTTCCTATCCTTATGCCCCCACATGTTACAGTCATTTCTTTAGCAAACTTTGATACGTGGGCCGTGCCGTCCGACTTACTCGCCACACCTTTTTTTTTTGACGGACTCGCGTGGCGCCATATTTTCTATGACGGCCACACTCTATTAAAATTAGGGTCAGTGACGACGATGCGTGGCTTAACAACCAAACAGACAGCATTCACGCCGTAGCACAAACTCGACGTCGTCCGGAGGAGATGGTGTCATGCATGAACCGAGCTGGGGCCCCTATGTTCATGACACATGGGCGACGTGCGCCGCCGCATAGACGACGCCCTGCTGCCAGTCTGCCATGTGCCGACTTGAAAAGGATAGAGCAGTTAATCAAGGCACTGAATGAAATAGCATAGCACCACCAGCACTAGGATCAGCTGGCTGGCAGCAGGATGACCGGAAAACAGTccggcgtgcggcgcggccgCACACTGTTTCGTCTCCAAACAGAGGGCTGCAGCCGCAGGACTCGAAGGAAGTGGAACGCATGCAGGCGCTAGCTGATCGAGCACCATGCACGCTCTAGCTGTCTAGCGCGTGCACGATATGCGCCGGCGGCAGCCGGCCGGTGGCGGTGGAGACCGGCCGGAGAGTGGCCGAGACGAGCCACCAGCGCACGAACATATTCCGCATGGACGTTTAATTTGCCAGTTCGGGGAAGCGCACGCGCGCGTGCATGGTAATTTCATTCTCGATCTTATATAATTGCCAGACACACACGCACGACACGAGCATGCCCCGCAATGAAGATAGATGCAGAGCCCGGAAGAGATGATGAGGATGAAGGAAACTGATCGATCTCTGCTGCTAGCTGAACCCCAGGGCTTCTCCCCTCGCCGTGTGGGTGGGTGTTCGGAAGTTGCTGTGCTGCCTGAGATAGTTACTTAGGGCAAGCGTTCGATGTTTTCCTTTTCAAGACAGAAAAGTCTTCCTTTAGCCTGTGGTCTCACGAACTTGTGTGTGGGTGTTTTGGCTTCTGGTCTGCAGCGACCTTGGTCTGTCAGGGTCTTCTCCTTCTAATCTTCTGCTGTTCTTTTACTTCTTTCTGGTTCCCCAGTCAAACGTTGGTATCTTTCAATGGAAATGGGGTGCTGCTCGCGtcaaaaacacacacacacacgtgtTTCTGTCAGGCCAGGGTTTCGCAAAACATTTTGGAGTTTGAACTGATCAATCGCCCACGCTGCTTTATTTAATTGCCTGCCTCATCATCGTCTTCTCTGCTGCTGTCTCCATCTCTGCCCGCAGCCGTGGTCGGTTAGCTGCCAATGCAACTAATCAGAGCGCTTAGCCCAGTCTCAGTGCATAATTTAATGGCACAGTTATTAAAACTGAGAACTAGGTAACTGTGCTAGATAAATTTTATAGTCATAAAACTTACTCCTCTCTCCTCGTCATGTCGGCAAAATTGATGATATAGTATAGAATTTAATGCTATAAAATATCTCATGAAACTTTCATTAAGACAGTCTAAGGGCTTCTAGACCACCGCGCTTGGATTGTTTTTAGACCGGCAGGGAGAGGAGGATTGATTGACCACACGGAACACGACATGGGGGCGTGTACTCACCTAGCTTGATTCTTCGTCGCCGATCGATTCCTTCCTGCTGCTGAAGAAAACGGGCTGCCCCGGCTGGGTGATTTTTCATGTCACTGATGGGCCCAGGATGAGATCTAAAACGACACGGGTATGCTCTGACGACAGTGTTAATTAGTACCAACAACATGCTATGCGTCATTATCGTCCTCTTTTAAAAATATATTAGGTTTTGTTGGTGTACATTAGCAGTTCGGTGCTCGATCGACGACACCTCTCCCCATGATTGCACAGTGCTGATGTGTGTGTCTCATGCGAATTGGGCACCAATGCGAATCCCTTCTCCTGGCCTAGTTGACAAAAATGAGCGGATACTTCGTTCAGGTTTGACGAGTAAGTTTACTATCTTTAACCAGTCATCAGGTCTAAGGTTTTTGTTTTCTGCTAACTTCTTCTGAGCTTGGATTAGTGCGTACTAGACCTCAAGCTAGCTACAATTGGGTTGGGGGTTAGAGAAGATTAGAAGAATCAGCATTCTAAAAGGCAACTGCTGGATGCCTATAGCTCTTTAAACCATTGGGCACCAGAGCATGCTGAATGTAAGGTGGCCGGCCCACGGAAGCATTTTGTTGCTTCCTGCGGCCACTCTCGTGGCTGGCTCCCTTGATTCTTGCAAGGAAAAAGGAGGAGGAGACAGGAGACACCAAATGATTAGCAGCAGCTGTTGCCCTGATTAAAGTAGGCTCATCCGACGCGTGCACTCGAGTAAGGCACTCGTTGGCTTCCTCTCCATACCCTTTTGTTCGCCGAAATTATATGTTTAATTTGCGCTTTGGCGGTACACCTCTGACTGAATTTGTACCGGTGTCTCGCACTTGTCCTTCCTTGCATTCTTGCAAGAGAGAAAtacaataaaaataaaataggcATCTGGGCTATTTGGACTTTATTTAGAGGTTGTTTAAATTTGAGTTGAGAGGTTGGAGAGCCAACTACTACCTTGCATGCAAGCAGGCGTAAGGACAGATGGATGCAAAAGCGACGTATGGGTGGCGACTGGCGATCAGCACCTACTACTTTATTTTTTTCCAAACCATCCATTTCTTTTTGAAACGAAGCACCTACTTGATTTTTTTAAAACGATTTCTTTTTAAAACGAAGCACCTACTTGATTTTGGGTTCAAACGTACTAGTATTAGTTTTTGGTAGCAGTACAACTAATAATGGCCCAAAATTATCCCGGCCATTGACACGACGTGCATGCTGCACGCAATCTAATGAGCACCTTAATTCGTGCGTCCAATCTCGGAATTAGAGGTTGGTTGCATGCACCGAATTTTCGGTATCCCTTTTTTCAGGTGGATTTCGGGTAGTAGTTCTCGTCATGCTACAGTTCTTGATAATGTCAGAGCGCGACTTCTTCAGAAAATAGCAGCCCTGTAGCGATCAGGTCAGTACAGGGAAAATTCAGTGATGCGGGCACCGGCCGGCGTGCTGCGCACAGTGCACGATAAGGGCTGGAGCAGTGCCAGTTGGGTAGTCCTGATCGGCAACTTGTTCCCTGAATTCTGTCGCCGTTTCAACGTGCTTGGCCGTATCATGGAAACGTCACGTCGGAGCACGCTACCGATGCGCGACCGTTCCAACCGGTGTCAGACCAGCCGGGCGCCCAACATGTGCAAACTCTTCAGATCGCCGTAAAACTGCAGAAATTTTGTAAGAATGTTGCCGAAACATTCTCACAAAATTACAAACTCTTCGGATCAAACAGGAGTCTTTGCCGAAACATGGTAACCTAACCCATTTCATTGCTCCAAACCTCTGCGAGTAGGCATCAGGGTCATCGCCCAACTCCCTTGCACATGTCTGTCACTGTCACCGATCGTATTCAGTAATCTGTCTTTCTAAAAAAACTATTCAGTAATGTTGGTTGTTTGATCAACAACAGTGAGTTTATCCTGCATTGTCTTTGAATATTGGTGTGCTCTGGTCGGTACATTCTGCTGCAGTGATACAATACATTTTTTTTTCTGAGGAGAACAATACGATTGACTGAAGGTGCTGTAAATAAATCAtcactaccggaaaaaagatctttaccgagtgtttttttcgggcactcggcaaagagtccctttgccgagtgtttttttagAACACTAGGtaaagataattttcaaatcatattttaaagtagtaaattaattcaaaaaaaaatattttcaactacaaagttgtataactcatcaagatgcacaatttttattttggtcattttttcatttgataaaataaatataaatttgttcacaaaacatatatatctctctcgtagtttatgaaactataagagagatatataagatttgtgaacaatattagaattatcatgtcagatgaagaaatgacAAAACAAAAAAATAAACTTTGcagatcttgagaagttataagattttacagttggcaacattttaatttgaagtcatcttgtaaataaaaactacatctgaatttaaaaaatttaaaattcgaattttgcaaatgacctcgaatggaaaaaaccacaaaaattaaagttgtagatctcaaaaagttatgaaagtttatagttgacaactttttgatttgaaatcattgtgtcatactaaaatacgtttgaagttttcaaatttgaaatttaaattttgtaaacgatctcggatgacgaaactaccaaaataaaagttgtagatctcgaaaaTTTATGCCACTTTATAGTTAACAaccttttcatttgaatttatttactatctcaaacaaataatttacactcggttaattataatatgtggagaataaaaacgtaatgttgacaCACATGATCCAACGTTGCAGTGGTGGAAGGAATTGTTTGTATGCAGGAGGTCGTGAGTTCGAAACCTATCATCGATAAAATGTGCAACCCGTTAGATGGGTCAATAGCTAGCTGTGCATGCCTCCCCAATAAATTTTTTTTCCTGTTtctttttttggattttttccaATTTACATTTTGTTGAGtgcttctctttgccgagtgcccgacaaaaagcactcggcaaagacctctTTGCCCACAGATTTTTTGCCGAacgttctttgccgagtgcaacactcggcaaagcctttgccgagtgcctggacactcggcaaagaaggtaAATCCGGTAGTGCATAAGCCATGTTCCCATTATTTGATAGCATGTACGTGTACCATCAGGACTTGCATTTGCAAAAATTATGCCAACCACTCTTGCTGCTAGCTGGACCTCTCTTAGGCCCTAGGCCCTTGACCATTAAAAAGTTATATCTCATCGATGTTTTAATGtacaaaaattatatatttttgaaattgcaaaCGGTCGTATCTCATCGATAGTTTGTTCCCTAGCTAGATACATACATGTGTTGAGATTGTGGCCTGATGTTGTGACCTGGAAATTTTCTAATTTGCAAGGGATATAATTGCATATAGCAATTGGGAGCTGcagttggaaaaagaaaagaatttgaaaatagaaactGACAAAGACATGTGATGAAGAAGAGATGGCGTGATCACTTTAATCTTTTGTTTTGGTTTGCTAGTTTTTGTTAACTACTTCGTCATCAACCTGTACTCCTACGCGGATTAAAAATTTCAGAGATGTAATTGTCATGGGCCCTTATCTAAACAAAATTTCCAATCCGATATATTCAAGTTTTCACATAATACTCATATAGATATTCTCTTATCTTTATCATATTGCAATATACTTAAGTTACCAATCAATCTATGTACAAGCGAAAATAGTATGAGTAACTTAACACTCATACTGAGTTGAGGGCTCGAATCTGGACGAGTAGGTTATACTACGAGGAACCTAATTAACTAAGCTACGCCACAATTCGTTTGTGCACATTCTTACCTTAATTTTTTTCTTAAACTTCTTAGTTTAAAATATCCATTAACTCCACTAGAAAAATTGGAGGCTCCCGATTGCTTTGGATACGCCACTATCTTACTTTCCTAGAAATAGTTTTATGTATAAATAATATAAACTAAAAAATTCGCAAACAATTATATGATTGTATCTCATCTACCGTTTGCTCCCTATCTACAAGCATGTGTTGAGATTGCGGTCTGACGCTGTGATCCGGAAATCTTCCAAATTGCAAGAGATCCTACTTGTTTAGAGCACAACTGGAAGCTCAGTTTGAGAAACAGAAAATACCCAAGATATGCGACGGAGAAG
The Panicum hallii strain FIL2 chromosome 6, PHallii_v3.1, whole genome shotgun sequence genome window above contains:
- the LOC112897190 gene encoding auxin-responsive protein SAUR76-like yields the protein MAKGGPGKLRCMIRRWHSSSRVARAPSPAEDGAGDARGASFHGADEVPKGMHPVYVGKSRRRYLVDEDLVGHPLFQTLVHRTGSGAEAGCTVVGCEVVLFEHLLWMLENADPQPESLDELVEYYAC